Below is a window of Haloterrigena alkaliphila DNA.
ACGTCCTCGTCGGTCCACGGCCAGTCGTGGATCGAGAGCGGCTGGGTGACGATGTCGCCGATCGTCATCCGCGGATCCAGACTCGAGAAGGGATCCTGGAAGACCACCTGCGCGTTCCGGCGGAACTCGGTACGATCGCTTCCGTCGAGGTCGTAGACGTTCTCGCCGTCGAACTCGACGCGGCCGTCGGTCGGCTCCTGCAGGTGGAGCAGCGTCTCCCCGGCCGTCGATTTCCCGCACCCGGATTCGCCGACCAGACCGAGGGTCTCCCCCTCGTAGATGTCGAAACTGACGCCGTCGACGGCCCGAACGGGAACCGGGTCGTCGCCGAAGAGGCGGTCGACGATGGAGTCGTTTTCCCAGAAATACTTCTGCAGACCGTCGACGCGAACGAGCGGATCGTCGGCGCTCACTGGTGCTCACCTCCGGTCGTCTCGGCCGGGGGATGTCGCCGGTCGTCGTCGGGTTCCTCGTCGCGTTCGTCTGGCCCAACGTGCTTGTCCCCGGCGGGACGGTCCGTCCCGTCGAAGTAATCGTCGGGCAGCGCCCTCGCGTCGTCGTACTCCGTTTCGGCGAGGACGCAGCGAGCCGCGTGGTGATCGCTCCCGTCCGCCGGATACTCCGGCGGGTGCTCGAGGCAGTCCTCCATCGCCTTCGGACACCGATCGGCGAAGTGACACCGATCCCCCATCTCGTGATCGAGGAGGCTCGGCACGTTCCCCGGTATCGGCTGGAGCCGTCCGCCCGCGCCATCGAGGTCGGGGACCGAGCCGAGCAGCCCCTCGGTGTAGGGGTGGACCTGGTCGTCGAAGATGTCCTCGAGGGTGCCGCGTTCGACGATCTCGCCGGCGTACATGACGCCGACCCGGTCGCACATGCGTGCGATGACGCCGAGGTTGTGCGTGATCAGCAGGATCGTCATCCCGGTCTCCTCCTGTAGTTCATCGAGGAGGTCGAGAATTTGGGCCTGAATCGTGACGTCAAGGGCGGTCGTGGGCTCGTCTGCGACCAGCACGTCCGGTTCACCTGCCAGCGCCTGCGCGATCATCGCCCGCTGGAGCATCCCGCCGGAGTACTCGTGTGGGTACTCGTCGGCCCGCTCGACCGGGTCGGGAATGCCGACGAGTTCGAGTAACTCGATGGCTCGCTCGCGACTCTCCTCGCTGACGTAGCGCCGGGACGACAGTACCGTCGAGAGGAGGTACTCCCCGAGCGAGTAGTCGTCCGTTCGGGCCCGAGTCGACCGCGGTCGAGCGCTGGCCCGGCGCTGAACCTCGACGGCCTCGGCGAGCTGTTCACCGACCGTTATCGTCGGGTTGAAGCTACTCTCCGGGTCCTGAAAGATCATGCTGAACGACGTGCCTCGGAGCGACTGCCTGACCCGCGAGGGGACCTCGAGCAGGTCCACGAACTCTCCGTCGACCGCGTCGGGGTAATCGTCGACGACCGCCTCGGCGAACTCGGCGTTTCGGTACTCGACCGAACCGCCGGTGATCTCGCCCGGGGACTCGATCAGGTTCATGATCGAACGAGCGGTGACGCTCTTCCCGCTGCCGCTCTCGCCGACGATCCCGAAGACCTCGCCGCGCTCGATCCGTAGATCGAGACTCGAGACCGCGTTTACCTGTCCCTCCTGCGTGAAGTACCGCGTCGAAAGATCGGTTACTCGAAGTATCTCGTCTGTCATCGTCCTTCACCTTCGATGTTCGGATCCAGTGCGTCGCGCAGCCAGTCGCCGAGCAGGTTGACGCTGATCACCGCCAGCACGATGCCGACACCGGGGAAGACCGAAACCCACGGCCGGCTCTGCAGGATGTCCTGTCCCCGCTCGATCTCGTAGCCCCACGAGAGCGTCGTTCCTGAGAAGCCGAGATACGCGAGCGAGGCCTCGAGCAGGATGACGGCCGCCACCTGAATCGTCGCGAGGACGATGATCGGCGTGAGGCTATTCGGTAATACGTGCTGGCGCAGGATCGTTCTATCGCTCGTCCCGAAGCTCTTCGCCGCCTTGACGTACTCCTCGTTGCGGATCGACAGCGCCTCACCACGGGCGACGCGCGCGAACCAGACCCAGGTGACCAACGCCACGACGACCGTGACGGTACCCGGGATGGGTATCGAGTCGGGCATGCCGCTGGCGAGGCCGAGCCGCACGATCGGATCGGGGACGTATATCGGCGATTGTCCGAACACTCCCAATAGCGCCAGGGCGAGGACGAGCGCCGGGAACGCGAGCATCGTATCCGCGATCCGCATCAGTCCGTCGTCGACGCGGCCGCCGTAGTAGCCGGCGCCGAGGCCGATTGGGACACCGATCAGCACCGCCATCCCCGTGCCGAGGAGGCCGACCAGGAGCGATATCCGCGCGCCGTAGAGGAACCGTGAGTAGACGTCCTGTCCGACGTTGTTCGTCCCCAGAATGTGGTCACCGGTGGATTCGACCGTGACGCCGACGCGCTCGCCGTCCTGTACTATATCCGCCGTGTAGTCGGTGCCGAGCGGCGGGTACTGCGCGCCGTTCTCGTCGTAGTATCCCGTCCGCGTCGGGTCGTGCGTGGCCAGCACCGGCGCGAACACGGCCATGAAGACGAGCAGTAGCAGTAACGCGAGTCCGAGCTTCGGGAGCAGACTCCGTGAGAACGTCTGTTTGAGATTGGTCTTGACTCTCTCCGAGATCATTCGTCTCTCACCTGTGGGTTGAGATAGTTGTACAGCGAGTCGACGACGATGTTGATCGTCACGTACGCGATGGCGATGAACACGATGATCCCCTGCATGAGCGGCCAGTCTCGAGCCCCGAGCGCGTCGATAAGCCGGAGTCCGAGCCCCGGCCAGTTGAACACGGTCTCCGTAATGACCGCACCGCCGAGCAGCGTGCCGAGCTGGAGGCCGAGAACGGTGATGATCGGAATCATCGTGTTTCGCAGCACGTGTTTGTACCGCACGAGCACCGACGGCAGCCCCTTCGCCCGGCTCGCCGTGACGTAGGGCTTGCCGAGTTCGTCGACCATTCCGCTCCGGGTGAGGCGAGTGATGAGCGCCGTGAAGTACGTCCCCAGCGTGAGCGCTGGGAGCGTGATGTGTTGCAACCAGACCAGCAGATCGTAGACCGAACCGTACTGGATCACCGTCATGACGGCCTGTCCGAACCCGACCGGTCGTCTCCCGGTCGGGAAAATGCCGAGAGACACGCTCAGCAGCAGGATTAGCATGAGCCCGAGCCAGAAGTTGGGCGTCGAGATGCCGAGCAGCGAGAACATCGTCGCACCGTAGTCGGCGGGCTCGTTCCGGCGGGTCGCCGAGACGACGCCCAGCGGAATCGCGATGACGATCGCGACGATCGTCGCGGCCACCGCGAGTTCGATCGTGGCCGGAATGCGCTCGATCACCATCGCTTCGACTTCCCGGTTCGACTGCCAGGAGTAGCCGAGGTCACCGACGATCATCCCCTGGAGGTAGTCGAAGTACTGGACGTAGATCGGTTCGTTCAGTCCCTCCTGTTCGCGAACGCGTTCGATGAGTTCCTGCGTCGCGCCCTGTCCGAGCATCATGGTCGCCGGATCGCCCGGTGACACCGTCCGGAGTCCGAACATGATCGTGACAACTCCCCAGATGACGAATACGCCCTGTAATATTCGTCGTACGAGGAACTTCCCCATCGTCATACGAACGTATTACCTTCAGTCATTGAAACGGATCGAGTGAATCGAGGAAGCGATACTTACGCTTCCGTTTTGGCCGACGGTCGATACTTACGCGTCCATCTCCCAGATGTAGATGGTCTCGTCCTCGCGCGGCTCCCACGAGATCTGCTCTCTGACGCCGTAGATGCTCTCCTGGGTGTGAAGGAACAGGAACGGCGCCTTCTCGTGGGCCAGCTGGTTGACTTCCTCGAGTTGCGCGCGTCGCTCGTCCGGGTCTTCGATCTGCTGACTCTCCAGAATAGCGTCGCTGAGCTCCTCGTCGTCGAACGTGCGCGACTCGTTGTCTGGGATCGTGAAGAAGCCCTGGACACCGTAGTCGGTGTCGCCGGTGATGGTCCCCCAGCCGATGAGGTAGAACGGAATCTCGATGACGTCGGGGTCGACGCCGGCCGAGTTCGCGTCGGAGACGATACCGAACTCCACGAGATTCGCCTCGCAGCTGACGTTCTCGAGCTGGTCGATCTGGTCGGCGACCGTCTCGCCGACCTCGGCGTCGTTCAGGTACCGACCCTGCGGGACGGTGAGTTCGATCTCCACGCCGCCGTAGCCGCTCTCCTCAACGAGGCTCTCGGCCATTCCGACGTCCTGTTCGTAGGGCTCGATCTCGTCGTTGAAGCCGTTGATTCCGGGAGCGACCGGCTGTCCGCGCGCTTCGCCGTAGCCGCTGAGCACCGAGTTGACGATCGCCTCGTTGTCGACGGCGTAGTTCATCGCTTGGCGGAACTCCTGACTGTCGAACGGTTCGACCGTGTTCTTCATCGGGCAGAAGATGTTCCGGAAGCTCGTCACCCGTCTGATCTCGATGTCGTCGGCATCGTCGACGGTTCCGACGTCCTCCGGGAGGATGTTGATCGTGAGGTCCGTCTCGTCCGTTCGCAGCGAGTTCACGCGCCCGCTGGATTCGCCGTCGGCGTTGAAGATCACCGTCTCGAACGGTGGCTCGTCGCCCCAGTAGTCGTCGAAGCGCTCGAGGACGATCTCCTCGCCCGACGTGAAGTCGGTGACCTGATAGGGTCCGGTTCCGTTGAAGTCCTCCGGATCGGCACCGGAGATGGCCCCGTTCTCGGCGTCGTGGTTCTCGATCGCCCACTCCATGTTCATCGCGCGAGCGTAGTTCCCGAATTCGAATTCCGCGAGCCCCGGTGCGGCGCCGTACCCGACGGCGACCGTCGTGTCGTCGAGCGCTTCCGCGCCCTCGATCGAGCCGAGGCCGTACGCGCCGATGTCGCTGACGACGCCCATCTCGGGGTCGACCGTGCGGTTGATCGTCCACGCGACGTCCTCTGCGGTCAGGTCGTCGCCGTTGTGGAAGACGACGTCGTCTCGCAGGGAGAGTTCGGTGACGCCCTCTCCCTCCTGAATCTCCCAGTCCTCGACGACGCGGGGAAAGATCCCTTCACCGGGTTCGAAGTCGAACAGCGGCTCGTAGATGTGGTCGTAGACGTCGAAGTAGTCCCCGGTAATGTGGTCGAGCGGATCGATCGTGTCGGGGAACTGCGACAGCGTGATGGTCAGTTCGTCGATCTCGTCGTCGCCGGAGGATGGATCGTCGAGACAGCCCGCGATCGCCGCGAGTCCTGCGATGCTCGTCGCGGCACCGGTTCGTTTGAGGAGCGCCCGGCGTTCGAGTGAATTATTGACACCCTGCATAACACATAGGTGTCTGAGGTATTATTTATAAATGTTGGTAACGAGTAGACGATTATTAGTATCGGACCGAGAGACGGGATTTATAATACAATAGTGTACGGATTCGTACAGTAAACCACAACTAATCTACGTCCGACCGCAGCGTTACCGAACCTGCATCCTGCCATAACTTTAAGAAAGCTACGAATCATAGAGCTAGTATGGCCGCTCACGGCCGGTCCGCACTGCGGGACCTGTTCGACGAGTCGCCCACACCCCACATCGCCCACCCCCCGCGAACCCATCACCGTGACTTCTACGTCGCCACCGACGGGTCTTTCCGGGAATCGGGCGGTGGACTGGGCGCCGTCATCGAAACGCGCGACGGCACCCGCGTCGCACGCGTCGCGACCGCGGACGCGCCGCCGGACAACAACGTCGCCGAGTATCGGGCGCTCCACCTCGGCCTCGACGTCCTGGCCGCGCGCGCACCGCGCGACGCCTGCATCGGCGTCCTCGTCGACCACGACGCGCTCGCGAGTAACGTCAACAGCACCATTCTCGCGACGAACCATCCGGACGGGAAGCCGCCGCGTCCCGTCTCCGTCCCGCCCGCGACGCACTATCACTGGCGGGGCATTCAGGCGCGACTCAACGGGTTCGGCGAAGTCCGGGTTGCGCGCATCGACAGCGATCAGAACCCCGCGCATCCGCTCGCGAACGCCCCCGAACGCTACCGGCACGTCAACCGGGAACCCGACCGCTGCGTCCTTCCGGAGACGCCGGAGCCGGCCGCGGGCGAGTTCCCGCCGCCGTCCCGTGCCGACCGCAACGGCGGCAGCGGACGCGCCTCGGACTGATTCCCGTCGGCGTCCGGGATCGCCCCGCCGGCGCGGAACCGCCACCGTTATCTCGTCGTTCGCGCGATGCACATTCTATGAGCCTCCGCGTCGCGGTCGCCGCTCCGTTCATCCAGAACGGGACCCGGCGCCTCCAGGAGAACGAGTTCGTCGTCGCGCTCTCGCTCGACCGCGACTGGTTCTCCCCCGACCAGTCCAAACGCCTGATCGACGTCGCGACCCAGGACGGCCTCCTCGAGCGCACCGACGACGGCCTCGAGGCGACGTTCGATCCCTCGGACGTCACCGTCCCCGACGAGTTCGTCCCCGACGAGGACCTCCTGCGGGAGCGCTCCGCGTTCGAGCGCGTCCTGGATACGCTCGTCGCCGAAGGCGTGGAGAAACACGAGGCCGTCGGGGCGATCAACACGCTCCAGCAGGAACTCGGCCTCACCATCGAGGCCGCCGCCGTGGTCTACGCCCGTCGCGAGGGCGTCGACGTGAGCGACCTCGTCCCCGTCGCGCGAGCGGCGCTCGAGGAAGCCGAAGGGGGTTAGTCCCCGGCGAACCGATCGACGCGCATGGTCGAGGAGCGCATCACCGACGGCCGCCGGATCGCCGAACTGCTCGCCTCCGAACTCGAGGGCCGCGAGGACGGCGGCCTCGAGTCCATCGCCGTCGCGAACGCCGACCGCGACGTCGAACCGACGGCCGACGGTTCGCGCGCGTACGACATTACTCGCGACGACGAGCGGATCGCCCGGGTCTTCGTCCACGAGGACCGGGCTCACCTCGAGTTCGAGACCGAACCGGAGGTCGCGGCCGGGGCGGCCGACGAGGCCGACTTGCGCGTGCGACCGAAGGCGACCAGACCGCCGACAACGCTGGTGTTCCTCGAGAGCGGCGCGGAAGTCAAGCGAGCGTCGGACGTCGTGCAGACCGTCAGTCGATCGCTATCGGCTGACGGGCGCTAAGGCGGTTCGGAGTGGCGGATGGTGTCAACGTTGGCTCCGAAACTCGCGTTCGGTACAGATCAGACAGGTAACTAAACAGGAATCGATACCTCCGATAGTTGCCAAGAACGGCGTTCTGAAGAGGGAGCATCGATTCACCACGACGACTTTCTGTTCCCGAATTCTGAACCGAACCAGCCGTACAGTAAGAGTGGAACGGAACGTCGGAATTCTCTCCGTAACCGATCAATCGGTGTCAGTGGTCTGCGAAGCGAACCGATCAACCACTTCGTGTTGCGTGGTACTGGTCAACGAGTTCGAACTCCCTTGCTGAGTGACCACACTGGGAACGCTCGATGATTCAACACGAGAGGAGAGCGTGAACGAAAACGTCGATCCTTCACCGGGATCCGAATCGACCCAGATCTCCCCGCCGTGGCGCTCGACGATCCGTTTGCACAGTGCCAGTCCGATTCCCGAGCCGGTATGTTCCTCGATCGAGTGAAGCCGCTGAAAGATATCGAAAATTCGGTCAGAATCTTCGACATCAATCCCAACTCCCTCATCTCGAACTGAAACCGTCCATTCTTCCCCGTCCTGTGCCGCCGATACGTGTATCCGTGGCGGGTCTTCGCCGCTGTAGTCGATCGCGTTGCTCAGCAAATTCTGGAACAGTTGTTGGAGTTGTCTGCCGTCGCCTTCGATCGTAGGCAGCGACTCTCGTGTGATCGTAGCGTCGGTCTCTTCGATCTTGAACTGGAGGTCAGCGAGAACGTCGTCGAGAACGGCGTCCAGATCGACGTCCTCGAACGAGTCCCCTTGCGTTTCGACCCGCGAATATTCGAGGAGACCGTCGATCATGTCACTCATACGTTCGGCGCCGTCGACGGCGAAATCGATGAACTCCTGGAAATCTTCGTCGAATTCGTCCCCGTACCGACTCTCGGCGAGTTCCAGATAGCGCGTCACCATACGGAGTGGTTCCTGCAAGTCGTGAGAGGCCGCGTACGCGAACTGCTCCAATTGCTCGTTCGAATCCCGTAGCTGGTCGACCGCCTCCTCGAGCTGCCGTTCGGTTCGTCGTAACGTTTCGTTTCGCTCCTCGAGCGTTTGGGCGTGGGTCAGCGCCTGAGCGTTGTTCACGCCGATCCCCAGCCCTGCAATCGAGCCAATCGATAACAGGACTGCTTGTGTCCCAAACGTGAAATTGACATCGACGCCGGGATGGAGGACACGCAATCCGAGGACGATACCCATGACGACGACACCACCAACGGTCCACGCCACGATCCGTGGATAGAACCTGGATTTGATAGAAGAGGTCGGTAACCAGAGCCCGGTATACAGCATCACGAGTCCTGGCACGCTGAGAAGGATCAAATCGATTCCCGCTTCTAAAAGGCTCCCGCTACTTGTCACCGTGGTAACTGATCTGCCAATCGCGAACATGAGAAGCAGGACGCCTACTGCAAGAATAACGCGGTACCAGTAGCTCAGATCATCCTGAGGTGATTCGTTGGGACTCCCGCTCATTACATCTCACGAAAATCCCCTATGAGGTTTAGCGTGGCTTTTGCGTTTCCAATACGCTTTTAAGGCACCTACTGGGTTTGAGGTTCAACATCAGAGAGCGTACTCCCGAGGATGTGCTTTATCCCGCGCCGGAGACGAGAGGCGACGGCCTGGTGTGAGATGTCGAGTTCGCTGCCGAGACCCTCCATCGTTACGTCGCGCGGGGAGTTGAAGTACCCCCGATTGTAGGCAAGTACCAGTGCCTCTTGCTGGGCTTCGGTCAATGCCGCCTCGGTCGTCGTCTCGATCGGCGTGAGCGCGCGCAACTCCGTCAACGTGATTGGTATATTCAACTCTCGACAACGAGATTGAAAGTTAGAGATGTCGCTTCGAGCGTCCCCGCGGATCTCGAACGTCCACTGCTGATTCGTGCCGGTGGCTTTGATGAGCGCGATTTTCGTTTCCGTCAACGTAGTCAGAACGTCGTCGTAGTCCAACGCCCACTCCACGCGTAGCAGATATTCGTCCGCGACGGAATCGACGAGTTCGATCCGTTCGACGCCCGGATGCTCCCGAAACGTTCCTTCGATATCGTCAACTGGCGTTCCCCGGACCCAGAAATACGGAATCACGACATCGCGGGCAGGAATAATTCGCTCCAGTTCAACCGTCACGTCCGGTAATTGTTCGAACACCGTCCCCAAGGGGAACTGGTCAGACGGAACCGTAAAGGTAGCCTCGGTAGCCATCGTCCGAACTGTCGCGTCCCGGCCGTAAATACTCATTACGGAAGTGTGCAACCAGGTCGCGAACTAATCTCAACTCCTTTGTGCCACCTCTTAATTTGTAGTATACACGCCCTGTATTCTGCACCGTATTTTAAATACGGTAGATATATCGTAGAATTATCGACGATCAATAAGCGCTGAAATGTGCCAACATCCCGATTAACTGATTCCACTGTCGCGTCGAATGAGAAGCCCGACGCCTCCGTACTGCGACGAAACCGAAAACGAACCGCGAGCCGCCAGTCACCGACGCAACCGATCAGAAGTCGCCGGGCGAGATGCGGTCGCGGTCCGCGTAGACCATGGCCGACCCCTCGGTGAACGTCAGGTCGGTGATCGATCCCGAGTAGCGGAACCGCTGGTAGCCGCCGTCGATCGAGCCGGTCGCCGTCCGGCCGGACCCCACGGTCGCGTACTCACTCGAGTCGTCCCAGGCCATCGTTTCGATGCGGCCGTCGACGCTGACCTCGTAAGACGCCGGCGAGCCGGTGCTGACGATCGTCAGCATGTGGTTCAGCTCCGCGCCGTACTCGTTCGGATCGATGCGTTCGCCGTCGAGGGTGACCCGAGCGGTCCCGTCGATCCGCAGGGACTCGAGGTCGCCGCTGAAATCGAAGGCGTCGCGCCAGCCGCGGAGGCTCCCGCTGACGTGGCCGTCGTCGATCACGGTGTCGTCGTTGATCGAGGCGCCACCGTGGGTGGTCGGTTCGACGGCGCCGCCGACGCGGAACTCGTAGCTGGTCTTCCGGAGGCTCCCGACGCCGTCGATCAACAGCGTGTGTTCCTCCTGATCGCCCAGCAATTTGTCGAGGTCCTTCCAGCCGTCGCCGGACGCGCCGGGTTGCGGGTACCAGTCGAGGCTCGATTCGGAACCGTTCACGTAGCCGCTACCGTCGCCGCGGATCGTCGCGTCGAGCATCGCCGGCGCGTCGACGTTGTAGCCGGTGAAGCCGTGCGTCTCGCCGGCCTCGAGCAGCCCGGCCGCGCGCGTTCCGTCCGCGGAGACGTAGACGCGCTCGGAGTCGACCTGCGGCGTGAAGTCCGCGCCGTCCTTGGCCTCGAGGAAGTACTCGACGCCGTCCTCGCGGGCCTCGACCTCGTAGACGAACGTCTCGTACTCGGGTTCGTCGTCCGCTTCGAGCAGCGCGTCGAGGTCCTTCCACTCGTCGCCGTCCGCGCCGTCCCGCGGGTACCAGCCGAGACTCGATTGCGTCCCGTTGACCCGGGCCGCCGCGTTCGCCGCGTCCTCGATGGTCACGTCGACGAGCCACGCGTTCATCCCCCAGCAGTGGGTGTCGCCGGGTGCGACGCGTCCCGCGGCCTTGTCGCCGTCGGCCCACGTCATCTCGCGGTCGACGACCGCGCCGTCGTACTCGAGGGGTTCGAACGCGCCCTCGCTGACCTGCAGGTAGTAGTCGACGGGCTGGTCGCTCGTGTTTTCGACCTCGTAGATGTGTTCGACGCCGTACTCCGCCGTCCACGGGTCGACGGTCGATTCGCTCGAGACGCTCGCGCTACCCATCGCGGCCTCCTCGGCGGACGTGGGAACGCCGTCCGGGATCGAGAGGTCGGGGTCGGAGCCGACGCCGTTGCGTCGCACGTCACCTCTAGTGCCGCCGGAAATGGCGCCGCCGTTGAGCGTGACCGCGCCGCCGTCGTAGGTGAGCACCGCGTCCGAATAGGAGCCGGCGGCGAAGTGACAGTCGTCGACGTTCGCGGTGCCGGGCGACCAGACCCACAGCGGGCGGCCGTGGGACTCGCCGTAGCCCCCCCAGCTCCCGTTGCTGGTGGCGTAATCGGTGTCGTCGTTGTACGCGACGCAGTTCTCGAGGCTGTCGTCGCTGCCGGCACACCGGAACGTGGAGACGCCGTTGTTCTTCCCGTAGCAGTTCGTCCAGTGGACGCTGCCGCCGTCGGCGGTGTTGGAACAGTAGAAGCCGTTGTTCGGGAACCCCTGGACGTTCATGCGCGTGAACTCGACGCGACAGT
It encodes the following:
- a CDS encoding ribonuclease H; this translates as MAAHGRSALRDLFDESPTPHIAHPPRTHHRDFYVATDGSFRESGGGLGAVIETRDGTRVARVATADAPPDNNVAEYRALHLGLDVLAARAPRDACIGVLVDHDALASNVNSTILATNHPDGKPPRPVSVPPATHYHWRGIQARLNGFGEVRVARIDSDQNPAHPLANAPERYRHVNREPDRCVLPETPEPAAGEFPPPSRADRNGGSGRASD
- a CDS encoding sensor histidine kinase, translating into MSGSPNESPQDDLSYWYRVILAVGVLLLMFAIGRSVTTVTSSGSLLEAGIDLILLSVPGLVMLYTGLWLPTSSIKSRFYPRIVAWTVGGVVVMGIVLGLRVLHPGVDVNFTFGTQAVLLSIGSIAGLGIGVNNAQALTHAQTLEERNETLRRTERQLEEAVDQLRDSNEQLEQFAYAASHDLQEPLRMVTRYLELAESRYGDEFDEDFQEFIDFAVDGAERMSDMIDGLLEYSRVETQGDSFEDVDLDAVLDDVLADLQFKIEETDATITRESLPTIEGDGRQLQQLFQNLLSNAIDYSGEDPPRIHVSAAQDGEEWTVSVRDEGVGIDVEDSDRIFDIFQRLHSIEEHTGSGIGLALCKRIVERHGGEIWVDSDPGEGSTFSFTLSSRVESSSVPSVVTQQGSSNSLTSTTQHEVVDRFASQTTDTD
- a CDS encoding DUF2240 family protein; translation: MSLRVAVAAPFIQNGTRRLQENEFVVALSLDRDWFSPDQSKRLIDVATQDGLLERTDDGLEATFDPSDVTVPDEFVPDEDLLRERSAFERVLDTLVAEGVEKHEAVGAINTLQQELGLTIEAAAVVYARREGVDVSDLVPVARAALEEAEGG
- a CDS encoding ABC transporter permease, whose protein sequence is MTMGKFLVRRILQGVFVIWGVVTIMFGLRTVSPGDPATMMLGQGATQELIERVREQEGLNEPIYVQYFDYLQGMIVGDLGYSWQSNREVEAMVIERIPATIELAVAATIVAIVIAIPLGVVSATRRNEPADYGATMFSLLGISTPNFWLGLMLILLLSVSLGIFPTGRRPVGFGQAVMTVIQYGSVYDLLVWLQHITLPALTLGTYFTALITRLTRSGMVDELGKPYVTASRAKGLPSVLVRYKHVLRNTMIPIITVLGLQLGTLLGGAVITETVFNWPGLGLRLIDALGARDWPLMQGIIVFIAIAYVTINIVVDSLYNYLNPQVRDE
- a CDS encoding ABC transporter permease, which translates into the protein MISERVKTNLKQTFSRSLLPKLGLALLLLLVFMAVFAPVLATHDPTRTGYYDENGAQYPPLGTDYTADIVQDGERVGVTVESTGDHILGTNNVGQDVYSRFLYGARISLLVGLLGTGMAVLIGVPIGLGAGYYGGRVDDGLMRIADTMLAFPALVLALALLGVFGQSPIYVPDPIVRLGLASGMPDSIPIPGTVTVVVALVTWVWFARVARGEALSIRNEEYVKAAKSFGTSDRTILRQHVLPNSLTPIIVLATIQVAAVILLEASLAYLGFSGTTLSWGYEIERGQDILQSRPWVSVFPGVGIVLAVISVNLLGDWLRDALDPNIEGEGR
- a CDS encoding ABC transporter substrate-binding protein, with translation MQGVNNSLERRALLKRTGAATSIAGLAAIAGCLDDPSSGDDEIDELTITLSQFPDTIDPLDHITGDYFDVYDHIYEPLFDFEPGEGIFPRVVEDWEIQEGEGVTELSLRDDVVFHNGDDLTAEDVAWTINRTVDPEMGVVSDIGAYGLGSIEGAEALDDTTVAVGYGAAPGLAEFEFGNYARAMNMEWAIENHDAENGAISGADPEDFNGTGPYQVTDFTSGEEIVLERFDDYWGDEPPFETVIFNADGESSGRVNSLRTDETDLTINILPEDVGTVDDADDIEIRRVTSFRNIFCPMKNTVEPFDSQEFRQAMNYAVDNEAIVNSVLSGYGEARGQPVAPGINGFNDEIEPYEQDVGMAESLVEESGYGGVEIELTVPQGRYLNDAEVGETVADQIDQLENVSCEANLVEFGIVSDANSAGVDPDVIEIPFYLIGWGTITGDTDYGVQGFFTIPDNESRTFDDEELSDAILESQQIEDPDERRAQLEEVNQLAHEKAPFLFLHTQESIYGVREQISWEPREDETIYIWEMDA
- a CDS encoding ABC transporter ATP-binding protein, coding for MTDEILRVTDLSTRYFTQEGQVNAVSSLDLRIERGEVFGIVGESGSGKSVTARSIMNLIESPGEITGGSVEYRNAEFAEAVVDDYPDAVDGEFVDLLEVPSRVRQSLRGTSFSMIFQDPESSFNPTITVGEQLAEAVEVQRRASARPRSTRARTDDYSLGEYLLSTVLSSRRYVSEESRERAIELLELVGIPDPVERADEYPHEYSGGMLQRAMIAQALAGEPDVLVADEPTTALDVTIQAQILDLLDELQEETGMTILLITHNLGVIARMCDRVGVMYAGEIVERGTLEDIFDDQVHPYTEGLLGSVPDLDGAGGRLQPIPGNVPSLLDHEMGDRCHFADRCPKAMEDCLEHPPEYPADGSDHHAARCVLAETEYDDARALPDDYFDGTDRPAGDKHVGPDERDEEPDDDRRHPPAETTGGEHQ
- a CDS encoding bacterio-opsin activator domain-containing protein, whose product is MATEATFTVPSDQFPLGTVFEQLPDVTVELERIIPARDVVIPYFWVRGTPVDDIEGTFREHPGVERIELVDSVADEYLLRVEWALDYDDVLTTLTETKIALIKATGTNQQWTFEIRGDARSDISNFQSRCRELNIPITLTELRALTPIETTTEAALTEAQQEALVLAYNRGYFNSPRDVTMEGLGSELDISHQAVASRLRRGIKHILGSTLSDVEPQTQ